The Salirhabdus salicampi DNA segment ACCATTTTAAATGGTGTGCGATCTTCTCGAATTGCCGAAACGCGAACACCGCTTCCCTCTGATGAAGTTTTATTCCCTTTTACCATTGCGTTGTTTAAATGTGATCGAAATGGTTGTTCACGCTGTTCAAAGGCTACCATCTTTCGACGGTATGGTTCCCATTCACCATTTTCATTAACTCGAGCTCTCGTTGTATCAGCATTGGCTAAGTTAGAGGAGACAACATCCATTCGTAACCGTTGTGCAGTTAAAGCACTTGCACTAGTATTCATTGCATGAAATATACTCATCTCTACTTACCTCCGTTAATAACTGTTTCAATGCTTCTAAACTTTCCATTCAATCGATCTACTAAAGCATCATAATAGATTTGATTCTTGGCTAATTCAGTCATTTCTTTATCAATATCAACATTATTACCATTATGATTATAATTCGAATTACGTTGTTCTTGCACGTGAATATTACCGGTATTTATGGAAGAGAATGGCAAATGCCGTTCATGCGTCCGCTTCGCAGTTATCGTAGATGACTGCGCTTGCGATAAAACATCCTTAAATACGACATTTTTCGCTTTGTAGTTCGGTGTATCCACATTGGCAATATTGTTCGCAATTGTTTTGTTTTTTAAGGAAGCATAGTTCAAAGAATGTTGCAGTACATCAAACGTATGGTTAAAAAGTGGTGCCATAAATTTATCCCCTTTCCTTATAGCATTCATTTATGTTTTGACGTCATTTTATGTTGGTTTATGTCGCTTTATAGATTATCGCATAAAATCACCATTTAATAAAATAGGTAGAGTCATAATCCCGTAAATTCGAATAAAAAGACACAGACAACCAATAGGAAAAAAGACCTATAAAAATACCTAAAAAACCCCTGCAGGAAATTCCACAGGGGCTAATGTCTTATATCATTATTTTATTGATTATTTAATTTGCGTAACTCCACAAGGAATTTATCATTTAACACCTTAATATACGTACCCTTCATCCCTAGTGAACGGGACTCAATTACGCCTGCACTTTCGAGCTTACGAAGTGCGTTTACAATAACAGATCGTGTAATGCCTACACGGTCAGCAATTTTACTAGCTACGAGTAAGCCTTCGTTCCCATCAAGCTCTTCGAATATATGTTCAATTGCTTCTAATTCACTATAAGAAAGGGAGCTAATCGCCATTTGAACAACCGCTTTACTACGGGCTTCTTCCTCAATCTCCTCTGCCTTTTGATGAAGAATTTCCATACCAACTACAGTTGCACCGTATTCGGCTAGTAACAAATCATCGTTGTTAAAGCTTTCTTTTAACCTGCTTAAAATTAGTGTTCCTAAACGCTCTCCACCGCCAATGATTGGTACAATCGTTGTAAGACCCTTTTCAAACAAGTCACGATTTTCGACTGGAAAGGCTGTATATTCACTATCTATATCAAGGTTTGCAGTCGTTTCTTTTACATTAAAAAGTTTTTGCGTATATTCTTCTGGGAATTGACGTTCCTCTAACATACGTTTCATTCTTTCGTTTTCAATCTCCTGTTTAATGGCGAAACCTAATAACTTACCTCTACGACTTAAAATGAATGTGTTGGCACTAATTACGTCCCGTAAAGTACCGGACATATCGTTAAAGTTTACTGATTTCCCTGTTGTTTTTTGTAACATTGAATTAATTGCTCTTGCTCTCTCTAATAACTCCATGTTCATCCTCCTAATCTTTCCTACAAAATGTACTGGGACAAATCCTTATCCTTAAGAATCGTAGATAGCTTTTCATCAACGTATTCTTTCGTAATTTGGATATTGCCCATATGAATGTCTGGTGCTTCGAAAGACAAATCTTCTAATAGTTTTTCTAAAATTGTGTGTAACCTTCTCGCACCGATATTATCTGTTTCTTGATTCACTTCAAAGGCGATTTCAGCTATCCTACGAATAGCATTGTCAGAAAATTCAACACTTATACCTTCAGTTTGCAGTAATGCCATATATTGTTTAATTAACGCATTAGAAGGTTCTGTTAAAATATTGATAAAATCATCTACCGTAAGCTTTTGAAGCTCTACTCTCGTAGGAAAACGGCCTTGAAGCTCCGGAATTAAGTCAGATGGTTTTGCCATATGAAATGCACCTGCAGCAATAAATAATATGTGATCCGT contains these protein-coding regions:
- the flgB gene encoding flagellar basal body rod protein FlgB — encoded protein: MAPLFNHTFDVLQHSLNYASLKNKTIANNIANVDTPNYKAKNVVFKDVLSQAQSSTITAKRTHERHLPFSSINTGNIHVQEQRNSNYNHNGNNVDIDKEMTELAKNQIYYDALVDRLNGKFRSIETVINGGK
- the codY gene encoding GTP-sensing pleiotropic transcriptional regulator CodY — encoded protein: MELLERARAINSMLQKTTGKSVNFNDMSGTLRDVISANTFILSRRGKLLGFAIKQEIENERMKRMLEERQFPEEYTQKLFNVKETTANLDIDSEYTAFPVENRDLFEKGLTTIVPIIGGGERLGTLILSRLKESFNNDDLLLAEYGATVVGMEILHQKAEEIEEEARSKAVVQMAISSLSYSELEAIEHIFEELDGNEGLLVASKIADRVGITRSVIVNALRKLESAGVIESRSLGMKGTYIKVLNDKFLVELRKLNNQ
- the flgC gene encoding flagellar basal body rod protein FlgC, encoding MSIFHAMNTSASALTAQRLRMDVVSSNLANADTTRARVNENGEWEPYRRKMVAFEQREQPFRSHLNNAMVKGNKTSSEGSGVRVSAIREDRTPFKMVYNPNHPDANEQGYVQMPNVDPLKEMVDLMSATRSYEANVTAVNASKSMLMKALEIGK